From Macaca mulatta isolate MMU2019108-1 chromosome 3, T2T-MMU8v2.0, whole genome shotgun sequence, the proteins below share one genomic window:
- the GATD3 gene encoding glutamine amidotransferase-like class 1 domain-containing protein 3, mitochondrial isoform X1 produces the protein MAAVRALVGSRLAAASAFASLSPGGRTPSQRAAIHLSAPQPAAKVALVLSGCGVYDGTEIHEASAILVHLSRGGAEVQIFAPDVPQMHVIDHTKGQPSESESRNVLTESARIARGKITDLAKLSAANHDAAIFPGGFGAAKNLSTFAVDGKDCKVNKEVERVLKEFHQAGKPIGLCCIAPVLAAKVLRGVEVTVGHEQEEGGKWPYAGTAEAIKALGAKHFVKEVAISFLLTWTRKTRWSRPQPSCARRHSTTSTTGSGPWCRRCWNSLESDAHGRGPSSVPGLGLTLWLRCCQLLSVQLGVWQALFFFFFFFLLNPAGVLCREGGCRAWAGVSSWAWLGCSHIQRPRGQFVLCHRDLPHCVPKTNRNQLFQKQKILLSEVLYFRLVFGRKNIFRFASLLMRKPEIPHLWTVKCWFSTLKGLLS, from the exons ATGGCGGCTGTGAGGGCCCTGGTGGGCTCGAGGCTCGCTGCGGCATCTGCCTTCGCGTCCCTGTCCCCCGGCGGTCGGACGCCTTCCCAGCGCGCAGCCATTCACCTCTCCGCGCCGCAGCCCGCGGCCAAGGTCGCGCTG GTGCTGTCTGGATGCGGAGTCTACGATGGGACCGAGATCCATGAGGCCTCGGC GATCCTGGTGCACCTGAGCCGTGGAGGGGCCGAAGTCCAGATCTTTGCTCCTGACGTCCCTCAGATGCACGTGATTGACCACACCAAGGGGCAGCCTTCTGAAAGCGAGAGCAG GAATGTTTTGACCGAGTCTGCAAGGATTGCCCGTGGCAAGATCACAGACCTGGCCAAGCTCAGTGCAGCCAACCATGATGCCGCCATCTTTCCAGGAGGCTTTGGAGCGGCTAAAAACCT GAGCACGTTTGCCGTGGACGGAAAAGATTGCAAAGTTAATAAAGAAGTGGAGCGTGTCCTGAAGGAGTTCCACCAGGCCGGGAAGCCCATCGG CTTGTGCTGCATCGCGCCTGTCCTCGCAGCCAAGGTGCTCAGAGGAGTCGAGGTCACCGTGGGCCATGAGCAGGAGGAAGGTGGCAAGTGGCCTTACGCTGGGACCGCGGAAGCCATCAAGGCCTTAGGTGCCAAGCACTTCGTGAAGGAAGTGGCCATATCCTTCCTG CTCACGTGGACCAGAAAAACAAGGTGGTCACGACCCCAGCCTTCATGTGCCAGGCGGCACTCCACCACATCCACGACGGGATCGGGGCCATGGTGCAGAAGGTGCTGGAACTCACTGGAAAGTGACGCGCATGGACGGGGTCCCAGCTCGGTGCCAGGACTTGGCCTCACGCTCTGGCTGAGGTGCTGTCAGCTGCTTTCCGTCCAGCTGGGGGTCTGgcaggccctttttttttttttttttttttttttgctgaaccCTGCAGGCGTTCTCTGTAGGGAAGGTGGCTGCAGGGCCTGGGCGGGTGTTTCTTCCTGGGCTTGGCTGGGCTGCTCTCACATACAGAGGCCGAGGGGCCAATTCGTTCTCTGCCACAGGGACTTGCCTCACTGTGTCCCAAAAACAAATCGCAACCAGCTtttccagaaacagaaaattctGCTGTCCGAGGTTTTATACTTCAGGTTAGTTTTTGGAAGGAAGAACATTTTTAGGTTTGCAAGCCTCCTGATGAGGAAACCAGAAATACCACATTTATGGACCGTGAAATGTTGGTTCTCTACTCTGAagggacttttgagttaa
- the GATD3 gene encoding glutamine amidotransferase-like class 1 domain-containing protein 3, mitochondrial isoform X7: protein MAAVRALVGSRLAAASAFASLSPGGRTPSQRAAIHLSAPQPAAKVALVLSGCGVYDGTEIHEASAILVHLSRGGAEVQIFAPDVPQMHVIDHTKGQPSESESRNVLTESARIARGKITDLAKLSAANHDAAIFPGGFGAAKNLSTFAVDGKDCKVNKEVERVLKEFHQAGKPIGLCCIAPVLAAKVLRGVEVTVGHEQEEGGKWPYAGTAEAIKALGAKHFVKEVAISFLLTWTRKTRWSRPQPSCARRHSTTSTTGSGPWCRRKKGKLQHLSLRD from the exons ATGGCGGCTGTGAGGGCCCTGGTGGGCTCGAGGCTCGCTGCGGCATCTGCCTTCGCGTCCCTGTCCCCCGGCGGTCGGACGCCTTCCCAGCGCGCAGCCATTCACCTCTCCGCGCCGCAGCCCGCGGCCAAGGTCGCGCTG GTGCTGTCTGGATGCGGAGTCTACGATGGGACCGAGATCCATGAGGCCTCGGC GATCCTGGTGCACCTGAGCCGTGGAGGGGCCGAAGTCCAGATCTTTGCTCCTGACGTCCCTCAGATGCACGTGATTGACCACACCAAGGGGCAGCCTTCTGAAAGCGAGAGCAG GAATGTTTTGACCGAGTCTGCAAGGATTGCCCGTGGCAAGATCACAGACCTGGCCAAGCTCAGTGCAGCCAACCATGATGCCGCCATCTTTCCAGGAGGCTTTGGAGCGGCTAAAAACCT GAGCACGTTTGCCGTGGACGGAAAAGATTGCAAAGTTAATAAAGAAGTGGAGCGTGTCCTGAAGGAGTTCCACCAGGCCGGGAAGCCCATCGG CTTGTGCTGCATCGCGCCTGTCCTCGCAGCCAAGGTGCTCAGAGGAGTCGAGGTCACCGTGGGCCATGAGCAGGAGGAAGGTGGCAAGTGGCCTTACGCTGGGACCGCGGAAGCCATCAAGGCCTTAGGTGCCAAGCACTTCGTGAAGGAAGTGGCCATATCCTTCCTG CTCACGTGGACCAGAAAAACAAGGTGGTCACGACCCCAGCCTTCATGTGCCAGGCGGCACTCCACCACATCCACGACGGGATCGGGGCCATGGTGCAGAAG gaagaaagggaaattgcAGCACCTCAGCCTCCGAGATTGA
- the GATD3 gene encoding glutamine amidotransferase-like class 1 domain-containing protein 3, mitochondrial isoform X8, whose protein sequence is MAAVRALVGSRLAAASAFASLSPGGRTPSQRAAIHLSAPQPAAKVALVLSGCGVYDGTEIHEASAILVHLSRGGAEVQIFAPDVPQMHVIDHTKGQPSESESRNVLTESARIARGKITDLAKLSAANHDAAIFPGGFGAAKNLLCCIAPVLAAKVLRGVEVTVGHEQEEGGKWPYAGTAEAIKALGAKHFVKEVAEAHVDQKNKVVTTPAFMCQAALHHIHDGIGAMVQKVLELTGK, encoded by the exons ATGGCGGCTGTGAGGGCCCTGGTGGGCTCGAGGCTCGCTGCGGCATCTGCCTTCGCGTCCCTGTCCCCCGGCGGTCGGACGCCTTCCCAGCGCGCAGCCATTCACCTCTCCGCGCCGCAGCCCGCGGCCAAGGTCGCGCTG GTGCTGTCTGGATGCGGAGTCTACGATGGGACCGAGATCCATGAGGCCTCGGC GATCCTGGTGCACCTGAGCCGTGGAGGGGCCGAAGTCCAGATCTTTGCTCCTGACGTCCCTCAGATGCACGTGATTGACCACACCAAGGGGCAGCCTTCTGAAAGCGAGAGCAG GAATGTTTTGACCGAGTCTGCAAGGATTGCCCGTGGCAAGATCACAGACCTGGCCAAGCTCAGTGCAGCCAACCATGATGCCGCCATCTTTCCAGGAGGCTTTGGAGCGGCTAAAAACCT CTTGTGCTGCATCGCGCCTGTCCTCGCAGCCAAGGTGCTCAGAGGAGTCGAGGTCACCGTGGGCCATGAGCAGGAGGAAGGTGGCAAGTGGCCTTACGCTGGGACCGCGGAAGCCATCAAGGCCTTAGGTGCCAAGCACTTCGTGAAGGAAGTGGCC GAAGCTCACGTGGACCAGAAAAACAAGGTGGTCACGACCCCAGCCTTCATGTGCCAGGCGGCACTCCACCACATCCACGACGGGATCGGGGCCATGGTGCAGAAGGTGCTGGAACTCACTGGAAAGTGA
- the GATD3 gene encoding glutamine amidotransferase-like class 1 domain-containing protein 3, mitochondrial produces the protein MAAVRALVGSRLAAASAFASLSPGGRTPSQRAAIHLSAPQPAAKVALVLSGCGVYDGTEIHEASAILVHLSRGGAEVQIFAPDVPQMHVIDHTKGQPSESESRNVLTESARIARGKITDLAKLSAANHDAAIFPGGFGAAKNLSTFAVDGKDCKVNKEVERVLKEFHQAGKPIGLCCIAPVLAAKVLRGVEVTVGHEQEEGGKWPYAGTAEAIKALGAKHFVKEVAEAHVDQKNKVVTTPAFMCQAALHHIHDGIGAMVQKVLELTGK, from the exons ATGGCGGCTGTGAGGGCCCTGGTGGGCTCGAGGCTCGCTGCGGCATCTGCCTTCGCGTCCCTGTCCCCCGGCGGTCGGACGCCTTCCCAGCGCGCAGCCATTCACCTCTCCGCGCCGCAGCCCGCGGCCAAGGTCGCGCTG GTGCTGTCTGGATGCGGAGTCTACGATGGGACCGAGATCCATGAGGCCTCGGC GATCCTGGTGCACCTGAGCCGTGGAGGGGCCGAAGTCCAGATCTTTGCTCCTGACGTCCCTCAGATGCACGTGATTGACCACACCAAGGGGCAGCCTTCTGAAAGCGAGAGCAG GAATGTTTTGACCGAGTCTGCAAGGATTGCCCGTGGCAAGATCACAGACCTGGCCAAGCTCAGTGCAGCCAACCATGATGCCGCCATCTTTCCAGGAGGCTTTGGAGCGGCTAAAAACCT GAGCACGTTTGCCGTGGACGGAAAAGATTGCAAAGTTAATAAAGAAGTGGAGCGTGTCCTGAAGGAGTTCCACCAGGCCGGGAAGCCCATCGG CTTGTGCTGCATCGCGCCTGTCCTCGCAGCCAAGGTGCTCAGAGGAGTCGAGGTCACCGTGGGCCATGAGCAGGAGGAAGGTGGCAAGTGGCCTTACGCTGGGACCGCGGAAGCCATCAAGGCCTTAGGTGCCAAGCACTTCGTGAAGGAAGTGGCC GAAGCTCACGTGGACCAGAAAAACAAGGTGGTCACGACCCCAGCCTTCATGTGCCAGGCGGCACTCCACCACATCCACGACGGGATCGGGGCCATGGTGCAGAAGGTGCTGGAACTCACTGGAAAGTGA
- the GATD3 gene encoding glutamine amidotransferase-like class 1 domain-containing protein 3, mitochondrial isoform X4, with protein sequence MAAVRALVGSRLAAASAFASLSPGGRTPSQRAAIHLSAPQPAAKVALVLSGCGVYDGTEIHEASAILVHLSRGGAEVQIFAPDVPQMHVIDHTKGQPSESESRNVLTESARIARGKITDLAKLSAANHDAAIFPGGFGAAKNLSTFAVDGKDCKVNKEVERVLKEFHQAGKPIGLCCIAPVLAAKVLRGVEVTVGHEQEEGGKWPYAGTAEAIKALGAKHFVKEVAISFLLTWTRKTRWSRPQPSCARRHSTTSTTGSGPWCRRLSGTFQGPVTPTTSSEGVPTTC encoded by the exons ATGGCGGCTGTGAGGGCCCTGGTGGGCTCGAGGCTCGCTGCGGCATCTGCCTTCGCGTCCCTGTCCCCCGGCGGTCGGACGCCTTCCCAGCGCGCAGCCATTCACCTCTCCGCGCCGCAGCCCGCGGCCAAGGTCGCGCTG GTGCTGTCTGGATGCGGAGTCTACGATGGGACCGAGATCCATGAGGCCTCGGC GATCCTGGTGCACCTGAGCCGTGGAGGGGCCGAAGTCCAGATCTTTGCTCCTGACGTCCCTCAGATGCACGTGATTGACCACACCAAGGGGCAGCCTTCTGAAAGCGAGAGCAG GAATGTTTTGACCGAGTCTGCAAGGATTGCCCGTGGCAAGATCACAGACCTGGCCAAGCTCAGTGCAGCCAACCATGATGCCGCCATCTTTCCAGGAGGCTTTGGAGCGGCTAAAAACCT GAGCACGTTTGCCGTGGACGGAAAAGATTGCAAAGTTAATAAAGAAGTGGAGCGTGTCCTGAAGGAGTTCCACCAGGCCGGGAAGCCCATCGG CTTGTGCTGCATCGCGCCTGTCCTCGCAGCCAAGGTGCTCAGAGGAGTCGAGGTCACCGTGGGCCATGAGCAGGAGGAAGGTGGCAAGTGGCCTTACGCTGGGACCGCGGAAGCCATCAAGGCCTTAGGTGCCAAGCACTTCGTGAAGGAAGTGGCCATATCCTTCCTG CTCACGTGGACCAGAAAAACAAGGTGGTCACGACCCCAGCCTTCATGTGCCAGGCGGCACTCCACCACATCCACGACGGGATCGGGGCCATGGTGCAGAAG
- the GATD3 gene encoding glutamine amidotransferase-like class 1 domain-containing protein 3, mitochondrial isoform X9: protein MAAVRALVGSRLAAASAFASLSPGGRTPSQRAAIHLSAPQPAAKVALVLSGCGVYDGTEIHEASAILVHLSRGGAEVQIFAPDVPQMHVIDHTKGQPSESESRNVLTESARIARGKITDLAKLSAANHDAAIFPGGFGAAKNLSTFAVDGKDCKVNKEVERVLKEFHQAGKPIGCDASTSLPAPAPWWSRNPVLRCPGLSCIWCWQGESRNCVDEHL from the exons ATGGCGGCTGTGAGGGCCCTGGTGGGCTCGAGGCTCGCTGCGGCATCTGCCTTCGCGTCCCTGTCCCCCGGCGGTCGGACGCCTTCCCAGCGCGCAGCCATTCACCTCTCCGCGCCGCAGCCCGCGGCCAAGGTCGCGCTG GTGCTGTCTGGATGCGGAGTCTACGATGGGACCGAGATCCATGAGGCCTCGGC GATCCTGGTGCACCTGAGCCGTGGAGGGGCCGAAGTCCAGATCTTTGCTCCTGACGTCCCTCAGATGCACGTGATTGACCACACCAAGGGGCAGCCTTCTGAAAGCGAGAGCAG GAATGTTTTGACCGAGTCTGCAAGGATTGCCCGTGGCAAGATCACAGACCTGGCCAAGCTCAGTGCAGCCAACCATGATGCCGCCATCTTTCCAGGAGGCTTTGGAGCGGCTAAAAACCT GAGCACGTTTGCCGTGGACGGAAAAGATTGCAAAGTTAATAAAGAAGTGGAGCGTGTCCTGAAGGAGTTCCACCAGGCCGGGAAGCCCATCGG GTGTGATGCTTCCACGAGCCTCCCCGCACCGGCTCCTTGGTGGTCCCGGAACCCGGTGCTGCGCTGTCCGGGTCTCAGCTGCATCTGGTGCTG GCAGGGCGAGAGCCGCAATTGTGTTGATGAACATCTGTGA
- the GATD3 gene encoding glutamine amidotransferase-like class 1 domain-containing protein 3, mitochondrial isoform X6 codes for MAAVRALVGSRLAAASAFASLSPGGRTPSQRAAIHLSAPQPAAKVALVLSGCGVYDGTEIHEASAILVHLSRGGAEVQIFAPDVPQMHVIDHTKGQPSESESRNVLTESARIARGKITDLAKLSAANHDAAIFPGGFGAAKNLSTFAVDGKDCKVNKEVERVLKEFHQAGKPIGLCCIAPVLAAKVLRGVEVTVGHEQEEGGKWPYAGTAEAIKALGAKHFVKEVAEAHVDQKNKVVTTPAFMCQAALHHIHDGIGAMVQKAFWNLPGPCYSHHFF; via the exons ATGGCGGCTGTGAGGGCCCTGGTGGGCTCGAGGCTCGCTGCGGCATCTGCCTTCGCGTCCCTGTCCCCCGGCGGTCGGACGCCTTCCCAGCGCGCAGCCATTCACCTCTCCGCGCCGCAGCCCGCGGCCAAGGTCGCGCTG GTGCTGTCTGGATGCGGAGTCTACGATGGGACCGAGATCCATGAGGCCTCGGC GATCCTGGTGCACCTGAGCCGTGGAGGGGCCGAAGTCCAGATCTTTGCTCCTGACGTCCCTCAGATGCACGTGATTGACCACACCAAGGGGCAGCCTTCTGAAAGCGAGAGCAG GAATGTTTTGACCGAGTCTGCAAGGATTGCCCGTGGCAAGATCACAGACCTGGCCAAGCTCAGTGCAGCCAACCATGATGCCGCCATCTTTCCAGGAGGCTTTGGAGCGGCTAAAAACCT GAGCACGTTTGCCGTGGACGGAAAAGATTGCAAAGTTAATAAAGAAGTGGAGCGTGTCCTGAAGGAGTTCCACCAGGCCGGGAAGCCCATCGG CTTGTGCTGCATCGCGCCTGTCCTCGCAGCCAAGGTGCTCAGAGGAGTCGAGGTCACCGTGGGCCATGAGCAGGAGGAAGGTGGCAAGTGGCCTTACGCTGGGACCGCGGAAGCCATCAAGGCCTTAGGTGCCAAGCACTTCGTGAAGGAAGTGGCC GAAGCTCACGTGGACCAGAAAAACAAGGTGGTCACGACCCCAGCCTTCATGTGCCAGGCGGCACTCCACCACATCCACGACGGGATCGGGGCCATGGTGCAGAAG
- the GATD3 gene encoding glutamine amidotransferase-like class 1 domain-containing protein 3, mitochondrial isoform X5 → MAAVRALVGSRLAAASAFASLSPGGRTPSQRAAIHLSAPQPAAKVALVLSGCGVYDGTEIHEASAILVHLSRGGAEVQIFAPDVPQMHVIDHTKGQPSESESRNVLTESARIARGKITDLAKLSAANHDAAIFPGGFGAAKNLSTFAVDGKDCKVNKEVERVLKEFHQAGKPIGLCCIAPVLAAKVLRGVEVTVGHEQEEGGKWPYAGTAEAIKALGAKHFVKEVAEAHVDQKNKVVTTPAFMCQAALHHIHDGIGAMVQKEEREIAAPQPPRLTSGE, encoded by the exons ATGGCGGCTGTGAGGGCCCTGGTGGGCTCGAGGCTCGCTGCGGCATCTGCCTTCGCGTCCCTGTCCCCCGGCGGTCGGACGCCTTCCCAGCGCGCAGCCATTCACCTCTCCGCGCCGCAGCCCGCGGCCAAGGTCGCGCTG GTGCTGTCTGGATGCGGAGTCTACGATGGGACCGAGATCCATGAGGCCTCGGC GATCCTGGTGCACCTGAGCCGTGGAGGGGCCGAAGTCCAGATCTTTGCTCCTGACGTCCCTCAGATGCACGTGATTGACCACACCAAGGGGCAGCCTTCTGAAAGCGAGAGCAG GAATGTTTTGACCGAGTCTGCAAGGATTGCCCGTGGCAAGATCACAGACCTGGCCAAGCTCAGTGCAGCCAACCATGATGCCGCCATCTTTCCAGGAGGCTTTGGAGCGGCTAAAAACCT GAGCACGTTTGCCGTGGACGGAAAAGATTGCAAAGTTAATAAAGAAGTGGAGCGTGTCCTGAAGGAGTTCCACCAGGCCGGGAAGCCCATCGG CTTGTGCTGCATCGCGCCTGTCCTCGCAGCCAAGGTGCTCAGAGGAGTCGAGGTCACCGTGGGCCATGAGCAGGAGGAAGGTGGCAAGTGGCCTTACGCTGGGACCGCGGAAGCCATCAAGGCCTTAGGTGCCAAGCACTTCGTGAAGGAAGTGGCC GAAGCTCACGTGGACCAGAAAAACAAGGTGGTCACGACCCCAGCCTTCATGTGCCAGGCGGCACTCCACCACATCCACGACGGGATCGGGGCCATGGTGCAGAAG gaagaaagggaaattgcAGCACCTCAGCCTCCGAGATTGACCTCTGGGGAGTGA
- the GATD3 gene encoding glutamine amidotransferase-like class 1 domain-containing protein 3, mitochondrial isoform X2, translated as MAAVRALVGSRLAAASAFASLSPGGRTPSQRAAIHLSAPQPAAKVALVLSGCGVYDGTEIHEASAILVHLSRGGAEVQIFAPDVPQMHVIDHTKGQPSESESRNVLTESARIARGKITDLAKLSAANHDAAIFPGGFGAAKNLSTFAVDGKDCKVNKEVERVLKEFHQAGKPIGLCCIAPVLAAKVLRGVEVTVGHEQEEGGKWPYAGTAEAIKALGAKHFVKEVAISFLLTWTRKTRWSRPQPSCARRHSTTSTTGSGPWCRRCWNSLESDAHGRGPSSVPGLGLTLWLRLSGTFQGPVTPTTSSEGVPTTC; from the exons ATGGCGGCTGTGAGGGCCCTGGTGGGCTCGAGGCTCGCTGCGGCATCTGCCTTCGCGTCCCTGTCCCCCGGCGGTCGGACGCCTTCCCAGCGCGCAGCCATTCACCTCTCCGCGCCGCAGCCCGCGGCCAAGGTCGCGCTG GTGCTGTCTGGATGCGGAGTCTACGATGGGACCGAGATCCATGAGGCCTCGGC GATCCTGGTGCACCTGAGCCGTGGAGGGGCCGAAGTCCAGATCTTTGCTCCTGACGTCCCTCAGATGCACGTGATTGACCACACCAAGGGGCAGCCTTCTGAAAGCGAGAGCAG GAATGTTTTGACCGAGTCTGCAAGGATTGCCCGTGGCAAGATCACAGACCTGGCCAAGCTCAGTGCAGCCAACCATGATGCCGCCATCTTTCCAGGAGGCTTTGGAGCGGCTAAAAACCT GAGCACGTTTGCCGTGGACGGAAAAGATTGCAAAGTTAATAAAGAAGTGGAGCGTGTCCTGAAGGAGTTCCACCAGGCCGGGAAGCCCATCGG CTTGTGCTGCATCGCGCCTGTCCTCGCAGCCAAGGTGCTCAGAGGAGTCGAGGTCACCGTGGGCCATGAGCAGGAGGAAGGTGGCAAGTGGCCTTACGCTGGGACCGCGGAAGCCATCAAGGCCTTAGGTGCCAAGCACTTCGTGAAGGAAGTGGCCATATCCTTCCTG CTCACGTGGACCAGAAAAACAAGGTGGTCACGACCCCAGCCTTCATGTGCCAGGCGGCACTCCACCACATCCACGACGGGATCGGGGCCATGGTGCAGAAGGTGCTGGAACTCACTGGAAAGTGACGCGCATGGACGGGGTCCCAGCTCGGTGCCAGGACTTGGCCTCACGCTCTGGCTGAG
- the GATD3 gene encoding glutamine amidotransferase-like class 1 domain-containing protein 3, mitochondrial isoform X3 has translation MAAVRALVGSRLAAASAFASLSPGGRTPSQRAAIHLSAPQPAAKVALVLSGCGVYDGTEIHEASAILVHLSRGGAEVQIFAPDVPQMHVIDHTKGQPSESESRNVLTESARIARGKITDLAKLSAANHDAAIFPGGFGAAKNLSTFAVDGKDCKVNKEVERVLKEFHQAGKPIGLCCIAPVLAAKVLRGVEVTVGHEQEEGGKWPYAGTAEAIKALGAKHFVKEVAISFLLTWTRKTRWSRPQPSCARRHSTTSTTGSGPWCRRCWNSLESDAHGRGPSSVPGLGLTLWLRKKGKLQHLSLRD, from the exons ATGGCGGCTGTGAGGGCCCTGGTGGGCTCGAGGCTCGCTGCGGCATCTGCCTTCGCGTCCCTGTCCCCCGGCGGTCGGACGCCTTCCCAGCGCGCAGCCATTCACCTCTCCGCGCCGCAGCCCGCGGCCAAGGTCGCGCTG GTGCTGTCTGGATGCGGAGTCTACGATGGGACCGAGATCCATGAGGCCTCGGC GATCCTGGTGCACCTGAGCCGTGGAGGGGCCGAAGTCCAGATCTTTGCTCCTGACGTCCCTCAGATGCACGTGATTGACCACACCAAGGGGCAGCCTTCTGAAAGCGAGAGCAG GAATGTTTTGACCGAGTCTGCAAGGATTGCCCGTGGCAAGATCACAGACCTGGCCAAGCTCAGTGCAGCCAACCATGATGCCGCCATCTTTCCAGGAGGCTTTGGAGCGGCTAAAAACCT GAGCACGTTTGCCGTGGACGGAAAAGATTGCAAAGTTAATAAAGAAGTGGAGCGTGTCCTGAAGGAGTTCCACCAGGCCGGGAAGCCCATCGG CTTGTGCTGCATCGCGCCTGTCCTCGCAGCCAAGGTGCTCAGAGGAGTCGAGGTCACCGTGGGCCATGAGCAGGAGGAAGGTGGCAAGTGGCCTTACGCTGGGACCGCGGAAGCCATCAAGGCCTTAGGTGCCAAGCACTTCGTGAAGGAAGTGGCCATATCCTTCCTG CTCACGTGGACCAGAAAAACAAGGTGGTCACGACCCCAGCCTTCATGTGCCAGGCGGCACTCCACCACATCCACGACGGGATCGGGGCCATGGTGCAGAAGGTGCTGGAACTCACTGGAAAGTGACGCGCATGGACGGGGTCCCAGCTCGGTGCCAGGACTTGGCCTCACGCTCTGGCTGAG gaagaaagggaaattgcAGCACCTCAGCCTCCGAGATTGA